From one Triticum urartu cultivar G1812 chromosome 3, Tu2.1, whole genome shotgun sequence genomic stretch:
- the LOC125545230 gene encoding calcium-dependent protein kinase 3: MGNCCRSPAAAAREDVKSSHFPAAAAKRKPHQPRSGAAGGAAAGGGGGGGGAKRLAVLGEEGCDFIGGIDDKYLLDRELGRGEFGVTYLCVDRDTKEQLACKSISKRKLRTPVDVEDVRREVAIMRHLPRSHSIVSLREACEDEGAVHLVMELCEGGELFDRIVARGHYTERAAANVTRTIVEVVQLCHRHGVIHRDLKPENFLFANKKENSPLKAIDFGLSIFFKPGEKFSEIVGSPYYMAPEVLKRNYGPEIDIWSAGVILYILLCGVPPFWAETEQGVAQAILRGNIDFKREPWPNVSENAKDLVRRMLEPDPKLRLTAKQVLEHHWLQNAKKAPNVPLGDIVKSRLKQFSRMNRFKRRALRVIADHLSAEEVEDIKEMFKAMDTDNDGIVSCEELKSGIAKFGSHLVESEVQMLIEAVDTNGKGVLDYAEFLAVSLHLQRMANDEHLRRAFLFFDKDGNGYIEPDELREALKDDGAADSMEVVNDILQEVDTDKDGKISYDEFVAMMKTGTDWRKASRHYSRGRFNSLSMKLVKDGSVKLGVE, encoded by the exons ATGGGCAACTGCTGCcgctcgccggccgccgccgcgcgGGAGGACGTCAAGTCCTCGcacttccccgccgccgccgccaagagGAAGCCGCACCAGCCTCGGAGCGGCGCCGCggggggcgcggcggcgggcggaggaggcggaggcggaggggCGAAGCGGCTGGCCGTGCTGGGCGAGGAGGGGTGCGACTTCATCGGCGGGATCGACGACAAGTACCTGCTGGACCGGGAGCTGGGGCGCGGCGAGTTCGGGGTCACGTACCTCTGCGTCGACCGGGACACCAAGGAGCAGCTCGCCTGCAAGTCCATCTCCAAGCGCAAGCTGCGCACCCCCGTCGACGTGGAGGACGTGCGGCGGGAGGTGGCCATCATGCGCCACCTGCCCCGCAGCCACAGCATCGTGTCCCTGCGGGAGGCGTGCGAGGACGAGGGCGCCGTGCACCTCGTCATGGAGCTCTGCGAGGGCGGCGAGCTCTTCGACCGCATCGTCGCCAGGGGCCACTACACGGAGCGCGCCGCCGCCAACGTCACCCGCACCATCGTCGAGGTCGTGCAGCTCTGCCACCGCCACGGCGTCATCCACCGGGACCTCAAGCCCGAGAACTTCCTCTTCGCCAACAAGAAGGAGAACTCGCCGCTCAAGGCCATCGATTTCGGCCTCTCCATTTTCTTCAAGCCCG GTGAAAAGTTTTCAGAAATTGTTGGAAGCCCCTATTACATGGCTCCTGAAGTATTGAAGAGAAACTATGGACCGGAAATAGACATATGGAGTGCCGGGGTTATCTTATATATTTTACTATGTGGAGTTCCTCCGTTTTGGGCTG AGACCGAACAAGGGGTAGCACAAGCTATTCTTCGTGGGAATATCGATTTTAAGCGAGAACCCTGGCCTAATGTATCGGAAAATGCTAAAGATTTGGTTCGACGTATGTTGGAACCAGATCCAAAGCTCAGGTTAACTGCAAAGCAGGTTCTTG AGCACCATTGGCTTCAAAATGCTAAGAAAGCTCCAAACGTTCCTCTTGGAGATATTGTCAAGTCAAGGCTTAAGCAATTTTCGAGAATGAATAGATTCAAAAGAAGAGCTCTAAGA GTCATTGCTGATCATTTGTCTGCTGAGGAAGTTGAGGACATAAAGGAGATGTTCAAGGCAATGGATACTGACAATGATGGCATTGTCTCTTGTGAAGAATTGAAGAGTGGGATAGCAAAATTTGGCTCTCACCTTGTGGAATCAGAAGTGCAGATGCTTATTGAAGCT GTGGATACAAACGGTAAAGGAGTACTAGATTATGCCGAATTTCTAGCTGTCTCTCTTCATCTGCAAAGGATGGCAAATGATGAGCACCTTCGGCGGGCCTTCTTATTCTTTGACAAGGATGGCAATGGTTACATCGAGCCGGACGAGCTTCGAGAGGCTCTGAAGGATGACGGAGCAGCTGATAGCATGGAAGTTGTGAATGACATACTGCAAGAAGTTGACACCGATAAG GATGGCAAAATTAGCTACGACGAATTCGTGGCGATGATGAAGACGGGCACAGACTGGAGAAAGGCATCACGGCACTACTCGAGAGGCAGATTCAACAGCCTTAGCatgaagcttgtgaaggacggttCCGTCAAATTGGGCGTGGAGTAA